The nucleotide window GATCTTGCCGCCGCGTTTCACGAAGTGTGTCATCGCGCGCCGCCCGGCTTCGATCTCGCGCGCCGTAAGGCGGCCGCGATCCGTGGCCTTCAAGCCGTACTCGCCATAGGCCACGGTGTTGCCGGACTGCGCCAGACCGCGGTTGCGGCCCTTGTGCTGCTTGCGGAACTTGGTGCGCTTAGGCTGCAGCATCGGCCTTCACTCCGGCTTTGGCCTTGTCGGCGGCGGCTTCGCGACCAATGCTGATTTCACTGGCGTCCAGAATCTCGCCCTTAAAGATCCACACTTTGACGCCGATCACGCCATAGGTGGTCTTGGCTTCGGCGCTGCCGTAATCGATGTCGGCGCGCAGGGTGTGCAGCGGTACGCGGCCTTCGCGATACCACTCGCTGCGTGCAATCTCGGCGCCGTTCAGGCGTCCGGACACGCGCACCTTCACGCCCAGCGCCCCGAGGCGCATGGTGTTTTGCACCGCGCGCTTCATAGCGCGGCGGAACATGATGCGGCGCTCGAGCTGCTGCGCGATGCCCTCAGCCACCAGATAGGCGTCAAGTTCGGGTTTGCGGATTTCCTCGATGGACACATCCACCTCGGTGCCCGGCATCATCTTGATGAGCTGCGCGCGCAGCGCCTCGATGTCCTCGCCCTTCTTGCCGATCACCACGCCCGGGCGCGCCGTGTGAATGGTAATCTGGCATTTCTTCGCGGGGCGCTTGATCTCCACGCGGCTCACCGAGGCCTGTGCAAGCTTCTTTTTCAGGAACTCACGCACTCTCAAATCGGCGTGCAGGTTCTCCGCATAGGCGCGCTTGTTCGCAAACCACTTGGAATTCCAGTCTGAGGCGATGCCCAGACGGAAACCCACCGGATTGACTTTCTGACCCATGGCTTTGTCCTTACTCGTCCGCCACAGTCAGGCTGATGTGGCTGGTACGTTTCAGAATACGTGCACCGCGGCCTTTGGCGCGCGGCATCATG belongs to Gammaproteobacteria bacterium and includes:
- the rpsC gene encoding 30S ribosomal protein S3, with product MGQKVNPVGFRLGIASDWNSKWFANKRAYAENLHADLRVREFLKKKLAQASVSRVEIKRPAKKCQITIHTARPGVVIGKKGEDIEALRAQLIKMMPGTEVDVSIEEIRKPELDAYLVAEGIAQQLERRIMFRRAMKRAVQNTMRLGALGVKVRVSGRLNGAEIARSEWYREGRVPLHTLRADIDYGSAEAKTTYGVIGVKVWIFKGEILDASEISIGREAAADKAKAGVKADAAA